ATGTCCTCAAAAAGCTGATCTGCACTATACACCTCATTCGGACGGTGAGCCAAATAGGATAAGAGCTTAAATTCTTGTGAAGAAAGTTCGATATAGTTGCCCTTATGAAAGACCTCTTGCGTAACTAGATTTATTGAAAGACCTTCGAATTGAATAACAAACGTCCGTTGATTCCGTACATTTTTGTAATGAAAGAGATGTGCTTTAATCCGTAACAGCAACTCTTCATAATCAATAGGCAGCTGAAAATAATCATTTGCGCCTGTTTCAAATATCTCCTGTCTGGTACACGTATGATCCTCAATCATAAAAATTGGAGCAGAGGTTTTGCTTCTCAACTGACAGCAAAGTTCAAGAGATTTCTTAAAACGTAACTCGCTACCAATGATGATAAGCTGGGATTTAATTCACTCATGATGCGTGAGAGCTGCAGTGAACTCTTTTGCCGAATGACAATAAACTGTTCTTTCATTGCGTCACGTAT
The nucleotide sequence above comes from Alkalicoccobacillus plakortidis. Encoded proteins:
- a CDS encoding winged helix-turn-helix domain-containing protein, with protein sequence MIEDHTCTRQEIFETGANDYFQLPIDYEELLLRIKAHLFHYKNVRNQRTFVIQFEGLSINLVTQEVFHKGNYIELSSQEFKLLSYLAHRPNEVYSADQLFEDIWGENSHKDSRTVLVHISNIRKKLATDHGYPPYIQTIRGVGYTLHDYYL